The genomic segment CCCTGAACCATCTGGGCCTTCTAGTGCTATTAGACGCCCTCTTTCCATTCAATCCCCTCCACCAATATTAATAGTCTATTTTTCTACTGTTGCTACTTTCCCATCATTAATTCCAAGTACTGTTACATTGCATTGCAAGTAATATTCTATAACAGCTATAGTATCCTCATCTAGTCTTTCTCCAGGCATTACAATAGGTATTCCTGGTGGATATGGAACTATTGCTACTGCACTTATTTTCCCCTGTGAATTTTTTAACTCTACCATAGTTTTTTCTCTATCCATTACTTCATATGGGTACATAATTGGCATTGGCATACCATAATCTATTAATTCTACATATTTCCCCTTTAAATTGTTCATATCACAGTTTTTCAGGGCTATGTATAACACTTCAAAATCCTGCTGATTATTAAAGGGTGAAAATATTAAAACTACATTTCTACTATCACTCATTTCAGCTTGAATATTGTTTATTCTTAAATATTCTAATAACTTATGTCCACTATACCCCTTAGGTACATTTAATATATATCTAGTTAAATCCATAGTATACTTATTATCATATTTAGTGGAATTCTCTGATACAACTAATAAATCTTCCTCACCTATAATGTGAAATTTGCCTAATCTATTGATTCTCTCTCTATTAAATTTACATATTTTAATTAACTCTTCATAATCATTTTCACCACACTCTTGAAGATAAAATCTTGCATAATCCATAGAACATAAAAGCATATAAGATGGACTTGTACTTAAAAAGGCACTTGCATAGAAATCTACCTTACTGATATCCGTGCCTTTTCCTACATGTAAAAAAGCTGTTTGCGTTAGGCTAGGTAGAGTTTTATGCGCACTCATAACTACCATATTAACTCCCATTTTCAAAGGGTTTTCGGGTAATAACTTATTGGCACCAAAATGCGCACCATGAGCGGCATCTACTAATACCTTAATATTATATTTTCTAGCAATTTGAGTAATGTATGATAAATCAAAGCATATACCATAATAATTAGGGTAGGTAACAATAATCCCTTTAGCATCTTTATTTTCATTAATTAAAGTGGAAAAATGCTCCTTATCTAAAGGAAAAGGAACATCATATTTTGGATGAATTTCATTTTTAATATATACTGGCTTTAGTTTTCTCATAATAATGGCATTAAATATCGAGCGATGACAATTTCTCTCTACAATGATTTTGTCACCCTCATTGAAGGATGAAAAAATCATAGCTAAGTTCCCACTAGTACTACCATTCACTAGAAAATAAGATTTAATACTTCCATAGTATTCACTCAATAACTGTTGAGACTCTTTAATTATTCCTTCTGCATGGTGGAGATTATCTAGTCCATCGACCTCAGTAATATCTCCCTTTATAAAATTTTCGTAAAGCTCCTTGCCTCTTATCGTTTTAAAAAAACCAAGCCCTCCCTTATGCCCTGGCATACAAAAGGAAACATTTTTTTCTTTTATATATTTTAACACTCCATCTACAAGTGGTAATCTTGACAATCCTTAGTCACTCCTCTTGGTATAAACTGCACCAAAGTCTTTCTTATACAGTTCTTGTAATATTCATAAAAATCAGTATTAGCCTTTGATTCTATAATTCTTCCTTCGCAATTATTGCAAATCCCTCTTCCATTTATTATTATACCATCATTTAGAGGCTTTCTACATATAATACATTTTTCTTTTTTCATAATTTCCCCCTTAAACTTGCTAATTAAAAATTACCTACAGTATAGCCTCTTATACTATATTTTATTCAACTAAGTACGGTTTCTTATTTTGTCCACTTAATAATTTAAAATATATTTATCTACATTTTATGCCATAAATAGCTATATAAAATTATTATTTAAACTTATAAAATATTATTTATTATTATCAATATATTTATGTACCTTTGGTTATACTAAATGTGTTAATAGGTATGAACATTTTGAAAGGAGCGAAGGCTATGAAACAAGAAATTATAAGTTATATAAGCAGTATAAAAGAAGATATCCACAATTTATCTAATTATCTTTATACTAATCCAGAAACGAGTTATAAAGAGTATAAAGGTTATTCTTACATAATAAATATGTTAAAAGCTCATGGTTTTGAAATACAAGAAAATTATTGTAATATTCCTACTTCTTTTTATGCTCAATATGGAAATGGCCACCCTAAGATATGCTATATATGCAAATACACGTCTACTGAAAATGTAGGTCACATTTTTGGTAATAACGTGAATGCTAGCATTTCTATTGCGGCAGCATTAGGATTATCAAAAGTAATATCTAAAAGCGGTGGAAGTGTACTTCTATTAGGATGCCCAGGCGAGTACACAAACGGCGCAGAATTAGCTTTAGCAAAGGAAAAATGTTTTGATGATATGGATGTTATTATTGCTCCTCACTGTGATACAAGCAATGCGGAAAGCGGCACCTCCATGGCTACAATTCCACTTAAACTTAAAT from the Clostridium sp. CM027 genome contains:
- a CDS encoding aminotransferase class I/II-fold pyridoxal phosphate-dependent enzyme, with protein sequence MSRLPLVDGVLKYIKEKNVSFCMPGHKGGLGFFKTIRGKELYENFIKGDITEVDGLDNLHHAEGIIKESQQLLSEYYGSIKSYFLVNGSTSGNLAMIFSSFNEGDKIIVERNCHRSIFNAIIMRKLKPVYIKNEIHPKYDVPFPLDKEHFSTLINENKDAKGIIVTYPNYYGICFDLSYITQIARKYNIKVLVDAAHGAHFGANKLLPENPLKMGVNMVVMSAHKTLPSLTQTAFLHVGKGTDISKVDFYASAFLSTSPSYMLLCSMDYARFYLQECGENDYEELIKICKFNRERINRLGKFHIIGEEDLLVVSENSTKYDNKYTMDLTRYILNVPKGYSGHKLLEYLRINNIQAEMSDSRNVVLIFSPFNNQQDFEVLYIALKNCDMNNLKGKYVELIDYGMPMPIMYPYEVMDREKTMVELKNSQGKISAVAIVPYPPGIPIVMPGERLDEDTIAVIEYYLQCNVTVLGINDGKVATVEK
- a CDS encoding sigma factor G inhibitor Gin, with protein sequence MKKEKCIICRKPLNDGIIINGRGICNNCEGRIIESKANTDFYEYYKNCIRKTLVQFIPRGVTKDCQDYHL